ACGATAAGTTCGGATTTATGTATTGCTCCATAGTAAATCAAATAAATGTCTTTTTAATAGGAATGCTTACCTTTAAAAAGCTTAAAGACACAACAATATCTAATTACACACTATTATTCGCAGCGCTACTTTGCTGCATTAGCTGCTACTTACTCAATACAACAACTTTCAAAACAGGCTACAATGGATTTATTTACCCAATACTATCAGCAATAGCTTTTGGGATTTTTGCTATTAAATTGAGCAGTATAAAAAGTTTCAAAAGTGTCGTTCCAAAATATCTAATAAACATTGGACAAGTCTCATTGTCTATGTTTTTGCTTCATTTTATATTTTTAGATATCATCAATTCTATATACAAAAAAACATTATTTAAAACATTCCTAAACCCGGAACTGCAACTAATCATTTTATTTTCAACACTTGTAGCAATTACTTATTTTGCCGCAAAGTTGTCATATGAAAAATTAGAAAAACCAGCAATCAATCTTGGAAAACGATTTATTCGTTAAACAAACGCAACTGCCGAATTTCTAAGACCCTATTTCTAGTGACCTATTTGGCCAGCACCTGACACGCTTCGCGCATATATGTGCGCGTCTCCTCTAGGGTGCTGGTAGCATGAAACGGCTGTCTTACAGCGCCTAATAGCAGTTGCTGGTGTGAAATAATACGGGATAGCTCTGTGTCTGGAACGCCCCCCAGCAGAACGATCTGACGCTCCTTTAGAAATCTAGTGGTTGCATGCGAGAGGATATGCGCATTCTTTTTGTGCTCAGCGTCGTTTAATCGCGAAAATAACCTCGAGATGCTCTGCGTAATATCGATAGCTGGCAGAACCCCCAAGGCAGCAATCTCGTGTCGTAAGCAGATATGACCATCGAGTAGGCTTTTTATCTCATCTGCAAGGGGATCAATATCCTCCTCCTGGTTAGTTAAGACCGTATAGAGGGCAGTGATCGAGCCCTGCATAGATCTCCCCGCCCGTTCTAGGAGTTTCGGCAGTTGGGTGTAGACCGAGTTGGTATAGCCGTGTCTAACTGGGATATCACCGGCAGCTAGGCTGGTCTCACGCACGGCGCGCGCCATACGGGTTAATGAATCAACTATCAGGAGCACATTCTTACCCTGATCTCTAAAGTGCTCGGCGATGGTTGTCGCCGTATACGGGGCGGTCTGTCTAAGGAGCGAAGAATCATCGCTCGTTGCGACAACGATAACGCTGCGGGCTAAGCCCTCGGCCCCAAGGGTTTCATCGATAAACTCACGCACCTCGCGGCTTCTCTCTCCCACCAACGCAACCACGATCACATCAACGCAGGCGCGCCGTGCAATCATCGCTAAAAGGGTCGACTTGCCTACCCCAGCAGAGGCAAAGATACCGATCCGCTGCCCCGTACCAAGGGTACAGAAGCCATCGATTGCCCGCACACCGGTCACAAGGGGTTGATCAATTAGGGGACGCATCGAAGCGTTCGGTGGTCGTGAAAGCACCGGACGCATGATTGAACGGTGTAAAGGCCTGCTTACATCATCGATCGGAATTCCTAAGGGATTTACAACGCGCCCCATAAGTTCTTGGCCAACTGGAACAGAAAGTTGTGTGCCGTGTGTACGAACCGGCGTACCTGGATAGATCCCCTCTGGATCCTCAAAAAGCGCCAACGAGAAGAGGTTTTCTTGAAACGCTACGATCTGGCCGCAGATCGTTTTTTGTTTGCGCGTCTTAAACCAACAGAGATCCCCAACAGAGGCTTGAGGAAATTGCGCCAGGATAGCTCCGCCCTGCACAGATACGATATGTCCGATAACGGCTATAGGATTTAGGCGTCGAGCCGCTGCGCTCATGCCGCCTCCTGTTGATTGCCGCTCTCTTCAGAGAGATAGCGTTGCAAGGTTTCACGCCAGGCAAATTCAACCTGACCGAGCTCGCCCCGAATGGCAAAGTCAGTTAGCTGCGCTATATCGCCGCAGCGAACTGTGATGTTTGTAGGCAAAGTGGGTGATATATCTCTAAAGAAGCGCTCGTACTTTGGATGATAGTAAATTGTGATATCGCGCGAACGCTTTACTATCTCTAGCGCCTCGTTTAGCCACGGCAGAAGTGTAGCCGAATTATTAGCGAATGTCGCTCCGATCAGCTCCTCACACGCCAGTAGCGCCATGGCACGCGAGTCCCGTTGTGCTAATTCTAAGAGATCGCCGTAGTGTGAGCGTAGCCCCTCTGCTACCTGTTGTAGATCGGCTCTGGCTGCCTCAACGCCTGCTCTGTAGCCACGCTGTGCGCTCTGTTCTCGAACATGGTGCGCATAGCGCAGGGCGCGCTTGCGGCTACGCAGCGTGCTGAGGGCAGCCTTTGCACGAGCCTCCTGTATGATGGCCCTGCAAGCCTGTACGGAGAGCTCAGGATGGCTGCCTAACGGTTTAATGATTGCTCTGATCATAGAGTGCTTTAAGGGGGCCCTACGGTGCCTAGCGCCTATACTAATCGATAGCGGTAAGGGAAAGTTGCGTGTTTAGGGAAAATATAGCCGTAGCGCAAACACGCTACTTCGGCGCAAGCGCCTTTGCCCCAATTGATAAAGATATAGAGGCTATAATCTTATTGATTATTAGGAGGGTTATCAGCGCTATCCCAATAACGATTAGGCGCGAGTCGGGATGTGGGAATAGCTCCGGCACGATGATATATGCGCCGTACATAAAGGTGATCGGGAGTAGGTTGATTCCAAGAAAGAGCATGCTGATCACCATAAAGATAAAGCTCCCCATATTTGTCGAGATCTGGCTGGCATACTCCCACTCAAAACGGGCCAAGAGAGACCCCAGCCCGATTGCTAGAGCGATTAAGCCATAACACATAATCACCCCCGAGGCGCAGGAAGCCAGGAGTAGGGGGCCATCGGCATCAAGAGCCATCGCACCTGAGATAAAGACCACACCGCTGATAATAGAGATTGGAGGAACCCAGCTCCTGAGCTTCGCACGCAGGATCTTCTTGATTGAGATCGGAGCGCTCTGCAGGATCCAGAAGGAGCTGCCCTCAAGCGAGAGTGAGGGAAATACAAAACGGGAACAGATCGAGGTCATGACCAGGAAACTAAGCGCTATGTTCACCAGTAGGAGTAACGTTTGCCAGAGCTGCACAACCTCCTCGCGTGCATTAGGTGGGGTTTGCAGCGCTTTGAAATTATAGAGGTAGATAAAACAGATCGCCAGAAGCATGGCGAGCTGAATTGTATGCGTAATATCGCGCGAGAAGAGCTTATACTCCTTCGTTATAATGGCGCGGCTTTGTGGGCAGCAAAGGGGCATGCAAAAACGAGCGGCACGTTGGCTTGCGCGGCTATTGACCCGCAGCAGGGTTCCCTGTGAGCGCACCCGTGAGTAGGCGTGCTCGTAGCATAGTGAACATAACACGCTAAGCATCAGCCAGGTTACTGTGATAACTCCGATCAAAGAAAGTAGGGTGACAGTGGCGGTCTTATAGTGCCCAGCGCCAAGATCTATGATGGCACGCGAACAGTAAAAGCTTGGAGACCAGGAGCTACTCACTACCGCCCCCATCTGCATTAAACCTGAGGGGAGCACCCCAGTAGCTACTTTCTGAGTAGCGATAGCCGGGCTATTAAGGGAGCCGAAGAAGAGCGCTAGGGAGCCGATAAAGAGTAGGAGAAATAGAACTCGGCTACGTTGTGGCGGCAGGAGGGTGCCAAATAGGAGCGCACAGAATACGCCCAGCACCACAGCGAACGTTAGGAAGGTTATGCAGAGCGTTGAAGCTACGATAAAGAATAGGATTCCAGGTTGATAGAGCTGTCCAAACGCAAGTAGCGATGGTAATCCGAAGATAAGTAGCATCCAGCCCGTTGAGAACCCTACCTCGAGGGTTTTCCCGAGGATAAATTGATGCTTTGAGATCGGAGAGGAGAGCAACAGGTCGAGATCGTTAGAGAGAAAAAGAGAGCCGATCGCGCTGATACTTGAGGCTAGAAAAAGCATAAGAAAGAGGCTCGAAAGTAGGATGCTAAGGGGGCCTACCGGATCAAATTCGGCGCCCTTAAGGAGGGTGCTTCCCTCGCGTAATGCGGCGAGGGTCGAGATGTAGATAGCCGCCATCATCGCTAGTGAAAGGAGCAGAGTGCCGCTCTGCTTAAGCGATTGCCTGGTACCTGAGCGCCAGCGGTTCCTGATCGCAAGCAGATATGGCCGAATGAGTAGGGGGAATACCTTCATAATACCTTAAAAACCTGCACAACAACCGGTCGTTAACTAATGCTCAGCCGTAGCGGAGGTCAGCTCCAGAAACATATGCTCAAGATCCTCACTGTGATTACCGGTCAGAGCTCTAATATCACCAAGTGTGCCGGTCGTAAGAATTGAGCCTTGATGAATAATAGCTAGGTGATCCGCCAGCTCCTCGGCAACGTTAAGTGAATGGGTCGAGAGGAAGATCGAGACCCCCGCTTTAGCGTAGCGCTTAAAGGCCTCCTTTAGGCTACGCGCTCCGTGCGGATCTAAGCCGACCATCGGCTCATCAACGATCAGTATGCGTGGATTGTGTACTAGTGCTGCACAGGTAGCGAGGCGCTGCTTCATGCCGTGCGAGTAGTTTTCAATTAGCTCATCCTGCCACTCTCTAAGTGAATACTCCTCGAACATTTCATCTATGCGTCGCTCAGCCTGGACTGCGGGCATACGATAGATATCGGATATAAAATAAAGAAACTCGCGACCAGTCAGTTTCGGATAAAGGTTTGGACGGTCTGGAATATAGCCGGTGATCGCCTTTGCCTGTAACGGATTAGTTAAAAGATCGAATCCACCCAGCAGGATCGAACCCGATGTTGGGCGCAGAATTCCGGTTAGCATGCGAATAGTTGTGGTCTTTCCGGCGCCATTAACCCCGAGAAATGCGAAGATTCCACCGGAGGGGATCTGTAGTGAGACGTTATTTACGGCAACGAAGGAGCCGTATGCTTTTGTGACATTTGTAAGCGTTATCATCGTGCGGTACCTACTAGGTCGCTAGATCGCGATGCTTAATAGGTTAGGATGCGGTGGAACTCTTAATCTGTTCAGCGCTAAGTTGCTGATAAGGGAGCGGAAAAGTAGTTGTAGTGGGGGCGCTTAGCCCCTACGGGCCTCAAGCATGCAGAGCGGTTTGTTTTGAGATTTAAAGAGGTACTCAAACTCAGTTGGAATATTGTTCGTTGTCCACTCACTTGCAAGCAGGTCTGTAGTCTGTTTTTCGATGCGCCATCCACCATCTTGCAGCAGAGTTGAGGTTGAGGCGAAGTACTCCTGGTGGTCGGTTTTGTAACGCAGGGTTCCGCCCGGCATAAGCAGCTCCTTCATAGTTGCAAGCAGCTCTGTGTTAAGAAGGCGATTCTTTAGCCAGCGTCGCTTGTCCCACGGATCAGGATAATTTACGAAGAATCCAGCAACCTCTCCTACTTCAAATAGATCCTTAAGCAGGCGCGCATTTGTGCGCATAACGAGCACATTAGTAAGCCCATCACGCTCAGCCTTCTCCCCGGTTCTAAAGGCGCGCTTAAAGCGTATCTCAAGACCGATACACAGGGTGTCAGGGTTCTGGGCAGCCAGCTCTAAAAGGTGAAGTCCAGAGCCCGATCCGAGCTCCACAAAGCAACACTTGAACTGAGCGAGGCGAGTTCGTAGCTCGTGACGAGACTGCTCAGAGATCTCACGTTCCTGCTCTGCGACGATAATTCCAGGTTTCGTCTTAACCATCTGCATGTATTGGTTTTCCCAGTTCATGCTAGAAATATACGTTAGATCGGTAGGTTAATTCAAATGCGCCGATCTCCCATAGCTTTGAATCCTATCCAGTACGTTAGATCAGGTGCTTATAGGGTAGGCATGAGGTAACTGGTCACCGTAGTTTAATGTCGCGATTCAAGCTACTCAGATTACGGCGAAGTTTGATAGGTAATTCGATTGGTCGTCCCCTGATCGGGCACGAGAGATTTTGTGACCAATTAATGTTTTCACCCCCACCGCATTGCTGCGCCAGCAGCTTGCGCTGCTGGACGGGCTCCGCAAATCGGCCCCTGAGGGGCTTTTGAGTGTCATTACCGTATGCGAATATTTCTGGAATATGCTGACTAGTTACAGGCATGAGAATACTTACAGCTCTGCGCAATCGGGATTTTATTGAGATGGGGAGGGGTATAGAGGCTCGGTACGCCCGCTGCGCCGAGTGGTGGGCACCACATCTGCGATGTTCGCGTGACTTTATTCGTGCCAACGGCGTGCCGGCTAAGAAGGTTGCTGTTCTAGGGGCTGGGCGGCTTCTAGATATCGATCTCTCACAGATCCTTTCAAGCTGTCAGGAGCTGCACCTTTTTGATGCGGATCCAACCTGTCGAGCGGCATGGCGTGCAGTAATAGCCGATCACCCACAGGTAAGGATCTATCCACGCATCGAGGATGTTACCGATGTTATGCAGCGATGGAGTAGCGGGCTTGCAGGAGCACTCCGATCCAACTCGTTAGAAAAATACCTATTAGCGCTCTCAGCAGGGGTTCCATCTTGGAGCCTTGAGGATTTTGATCTGATCATATCCCTTAATATTGCCGGGCAGATCCCGCTCTATTGGCGTGACCGGGTCGTTAAAGCGAAAGGTCAGCTCAATGATGGTGAATATAGGGCTCTATATGAATCGATGGGTAGGCTTCAGATTGCACATATAGAGGGACTATGGAGCTCCAAAGCTCGTAGGACGGTCGCCATTTTTGATACTGAGTATTACATCTACGAGTCCTCAAGAAGCGAGTGGGAGGTTGAAGTGGCGCTTTTCGGAGCTGCTGGAGAGCTTCTAAAGCAGGGCTGTGCCGAAAGGGCGCTGATAAATAGAGATAGCTGGCTTTGGCACCTAGCACCGCAATATATCGAACATGAACATCAGGGGGAGATTCATCGGGTTGAAGCATACGCCTGGAGTTAGCAGTGCTTGGATTTAGGCAGATGTTATAGGGCGGGGGCTTTTATAAAGTACATATACGTGCAAGATAAGGCGTATGCTTGATCTTCTGACCGTATCTAATCTGATAGCACTTTTGACCCTAACCTCACTTGAGATCGTCCTAGGGATCGACAACATCGTTTTCATCGCCATAATAGCGGGCAGGTTACCAGAGCATGACCGCCGTACTGCGCGGTTGGTTGGACTTTCCGTTGCGATCATCACCCGACTATTGCTCCTTCTAACGCTCTCACTCCTTGCATCCCTTACCGAGCCAGTTATTACCATAGCGGAGCAACCGTTTAGTGGACGAGATATAGTTCTTATCCTGGGAGGAGTCTTCCTAATCTACAAGGCGACCAAGGAGATCCACGAAAAGACCATGAAGGATGAGAGCGAGCTGCATATAAATGACCCTAAGAGGACCCCAACATTAAGAGGGATCGTGTGTCAGATCGTGTTGATTGATCTGATCTTCTCACTTGATTCGGTTATTACCGCGGTGGGCATGACGAATAATCTGCCGGTCATGGGGCTTGCTATTATATTGGCCGTTATTGTTATGCTGATCTTTTCAGGGGCGATCGTTCATTTCATCGAGGCAAATCCGACGGTCAAGATGCTAGCGTTGACATTTCTTCTTATGATCGGCTTTGTGCTGGTCATTGATGGCTTCGGCCACCATGTCGAGAAGGGATATATCTACTTTGCAATGGGCTTCTCGCTGCTTGTCGAGATGCTTAATCTGCGAGCTAGTAAGAGTAAGGCTTAATACATACAGCACCACTCGTTGCGCGGTGGTCCGTTTTACAGGGTTGCTGCGATAGCGGCCGCCCCGTACAGAGCGGCGTGATCATCCTTAATGATAAATACAGGGGTCGCCTCGACTCGCTCGCACTGTTTGCCCTTCTTCAAATACCCCTCAAGGAAAGCCCCTTGCATCAGGAATTGAGCGATCTTTGGTGGAATTCCGCCACCTAAGTATACGCCACCAGTTGCCAGATAGGTGAGGACCATATTACTGCAGTGCGCTCCAAACATGCTGCAAAATAGGTGCATCGTCTTAACACACAAGTTTGACGAGCCGTCAGTAGCAAGCTCGGTTATAATAGAGGCTCTCCTAGTAGCGTTCTCAGGGCTCCTCATCTGGTCAGGTTCGGTGCCATGACCAGTATCACGCAGGAACGAGTATATATTTTCAAGGCCAGGCCCACACAGAACAGACTCTACGCTAACGTGCGAGAACTTTGCCTGTAGGTACTGAAGTAATTTGATCTCTACGTCGTTGGTTGGCGCAAAGTTGGCGTGCCCCCCTTCAGAGGCCAGCAAAACGCTCCAGCCAGCTTCGCGATGAAGAAGGGAGTGCCCGATACCGGTGCCAGGCGCAACTACAACACATGAACCAGCTCTATCAACTGAGCCAATACCTTGGTAAACCTGGAGAAGGCTGCTTGGGTCCATCGTAGGAATAGCAGCGGCAGTTCCAACTAGATCGTTTACTAATCGAACCTTATGTAGTTTGAGGGTAGTCCCGACCTCAGATTGCACCACCTCCCAAGGAAGATTAGTTACCTTAATACGACCATTTACTACCGGTCCAGGAAGGCCAAAGCATGCGGCATCTAGTTCTGAAGTTATAGCATCCTGGTGTGTCTCAATAAACTGTTTGAGGATCGACTCAAGGCTAGAAAAGTCCGTGCTCGCAAATTGCTCAGATAGGATTAGCTCGGACTTGCCGGAACGTCTCTCAAAGAGCCCGATACGAGCCTTGGTTCCACCTATATCACCTGCAATAATCATAATCTCCCCACTAGACTGAAAAGCTAGCCACTGATGAGGGCATACCATCCAGAACGGAGTTCTCCAACAGGCAAAATACCTTTAGGCGATAGAGAAGGGCGCTGCATACGGCGTTTTAAAACGATCCGTGAAGCGCGATAGCCTAAGAAGAGGGCTCAATAGTGCTCTTTGGTGTAGTTAACTTCGTCCGTAATAACGTGGACTTCCATAGCTGTGATCCGTATAATCCCCAACACTTTTAATAGGCTTACTATATCCGCTCCGCCATGAAGATATTAATGCTCGGATGGGAATATCCCCCTCATATCGCAGGGGGCTTAGGCACAGCCTGTCAGGGGCTAACTGGAGCGCTCTCAGATCAGGGGATCTCGATACACTTCGTAGTTCCACAGCTCTTTGGAAGTGAGCGTGCTGATCACATGCTACTGACCGATCAACTGCGTAGGGTAGCAAGCCCCGCAGTGGATAACGGCTATGATTGCTCTGTGGCTGAGGAAACTAAGCCAAAAGTTGCGACTACCCGTATTCCAGCCTTTCTTAAACCTTACTGGAGCCCGGACCATTTTAAGCAGGCGATTCTAGAAGCAGGTAGTCAGGTTGAGCTATCGAAGAGGCGCGGGAGCGACAGACATGCCAAGGCCCTTATAGATGGAGAGGTCTACGGTATCGATCTTATTAGCGCGCTCTACCGTGAGGAGTTCTATCCTGAGATCCCTGCACCAAACGGGGGGCATTATGGTGATGACATCTTCAGTGAGGTTGAGCGATTTACCGCGAACGTTATTAGCCGAATCGCGACCGATGAGTTTGATGTTATCCACGCGCACGATTGGATGACATTTCCAGCCGGAGTGGCGCTTGCGCAATTAACTGGCAAGCCCCTCGTAGTCCATGTGCATAGCCTGGAGCATGATCGTAGTGGCCTGTTTATCAACGAGCAGATTAATCAGATCGAGCGCTTTGGTGCGCAGTCAGCAGACAGGGTAATCGTTGTTAGCCACTATACCCGACGTTTATTAGAGCGGCACCACTCGATTCCATCACAAAAGATCTCAGTCATACACAACGGCATATATCCGCGCCAAGCCGTAACCGATTACCGACTTAAAAAAACGTGGCCGCACAACGTAGTGCTCTTTCTCGGGCGAGTCACCTACCAGAAGGGGCCGGACTATTTTATTGATGTTGCCTTGCGCGTTATTCCGCATGTGCCTGATGTACTCTTCGTACTTGCGGGTAGTGGGGACATGTTGCCGGAGGTAATGGAGAGGGTAAAACAGCTCAAGCTTGAGAGTCACTTTCTCTTTCCAGGCTTCATTCAAGGAGAAGAGCTTGAAGAGATATTTTCGGTTGCTGACCTGTACGTGATGCCCTCTGTATCGGAGCCGTTTGGGCTGACGGCTCTTGAAGCGATCAGCTTTAATGTCCCCGTTATTATCTCAAAACAGTCCGGAGTTGCCGAGGTTATCGATCACGCTTTTAAGGTGGACTTCTGGGACGTTGATAGGACAGCTGATATGATTATCAACGCACTGCTGCACGAAGAGCTGCGTAATGAGATGGTCAACAGGGCTCGTGAAGAGGTAAAGAAGTTACACTGGGATGCAGCAGCGCTAAAAACCATAGAAGTATACCAAGACATCGCAAGTTAGTTGTTCCGATAGGCCATGGAGATTGATGCCAGCCCTCTGTTTTTATTTTCAAGTCCACCAGCCATACCGACTCAGGCGCTACTCATACTTTGATATCGGAGTTTCTGATTCATACTTTGATGATGCATTAAACGCTCTAATGATGAAACGGGTGGCAGAGCGCTGCTATCTTCCAGCCAATCGTACGTTGCTAAAACTTATTAAAGAGCACGGCGTAAAATTCAAGGTATCGTTCTCAATCACCGGCGTCACGATTGAGCAGATGAAGCTGCATGCCCCAGAAGCCCTCGCCTCGTTCAAGGAGTTGGCAGCGACCGGATGTGTAGAGTTCCTTGGTGAGACCTATTATCACTCCTTGGCAGCACTTTATTCACCGGAGGAGTTTCGCGCCCAGGTGCTCGAACATTCTGCCCTAATAGAGCAGGAGTTCGGAACCCGTCCTAAGGTCTTTAGAAATACGGAGTTGATCTATAGTGATGCGATCGGAGCAGCCGTTTCAGAGCTTGGATTTCAGGGGGTTTTGGCGGAGGGGGTAGATGAGATCCTTGGCTGGAGGTCCTGCAACTCGCTCTTTAGAGTACAGGGACGTTCTACAGCTCTATTGTTAAAAAATTATCCTCTATCAGATGAGATAGCGTTCAGGTTTAGCTGCTCAAGTGTAGATGGCACCACCCTTACGGCACAAAACTTTGCACAACGTATTCACAAGCTACCTGATGATACTGAGATGGTTGGACTATTTTTAGATTATGAGACATTCGGCGAACATCATCACGTGGAGTCCGGCATCTTTTCATTTCTTGAGGAGTTGCCAGAGGCTGTACTTGCAGAGCCAGGTTGGAGCTTTGCTACCTTATCGGAGGTTGCGGCGCGATCGGAAATAGGCACAGAGTTATCATTTCCCCGCACTACTTCCTGGGCAGATACGGCGCGCGATACGAGCGCTTGGTGTGGCAATCAGATGCAGAGCAGCGCCCTTGAAAAGATCTATGCAAGCAGCCTTGCAAGCGACAGGGAGGCGTGGCGTAAACTTCAGACCTCAGATCACCTCTATTATATGTGCACCAAAGGTGGGCCAGATGGGCAGGTGCACTCCTATTTTAGCCCATTCGAGAGCCCCTACGAGGCCTTTATCGCATACATGAATGTGCTGCGTGATCTCGTTGCTAGATCTAAGCCGGTACTTTCGAAGCTTGCGTA
This genomic window from Pseudomonadota bacterium contains:
- a CDS encoding glycoside hydrolase family 57 protein, with product MPALCFYFQVHQPYRLRRYSYFDIGVSDSYFDDALNALMMKRVAERCYLPANRTLLKLIKEHGVKFKVSFSITGVTIEQMKLHAPEALASFKELAATGCVEFLGETYYHSLAALYSPEEFRAQVLEHSALIEQEFGTRPKVFRNTELIYSDAIGAAVSELGFQGVLAEGVDEILGWRSCNSLFRVQGRSTALLLKNYPLSDEIAFRFSCSSVDGTTLTAQNFAQRIHKLPDDTEMVGLFLDYETFGEHHHVESGIFSFLEELPEAVLAEPGWSFATLSEVAARSEIGTELSFPRTTSWADTARDTSAWCGNQMQSSALEKIYASSLASDREAWRKLQTSDHLYYMCTKGGPDGQVHSYFSPFESPYEAFIAYMNVLRDLVARSKPVLSKLA
- a CDS encoding ABC transporter ATP-binding protein, with product MITLTNVTKAYGSFVAVNNVSLQIPSGGIFAFLGVNGAGKTTTIRMLTGILRPTSGSILLGGFDLLTNPLQAKAITGYIPDRPNLYPKLTGREFLYFISDIYRMPAVQAERRIDEMFEEYSLREWQDELIENYSHGMKQRLATCAALVHNPRILIVDEPMVGLDPHGARSLKEAFKRYAKAGVSIFLSTHSLNVAEELADHLAIIHQGSILTTGTLGDIRALTGNHSEDLEHMFLELTSATAEH
- a CDS encoding FliI/YscN family ATPase, whose product is MSAAARRLNPIAVIGHIVSVQGGAILAQFPQASVGDLCWFKTRKQKTICGQIVAFQENLFSLALFEDPEGIYPGTPVRTHGTQLSVPVGQELMGRVVNPLGIPIDDVSRPLHRSIMRPVLSRPPNASMRPLIDQPLVTGVRAIDGFCTLGTGQRIGIFASAGVGKSTLLAMIARRACVDVIVVALVGERSREVREFIDETLGAEGLARSVIVVATSDDSSLLRQTAPYTATTIAEHFRDQGKNVLLIVDSLTRMARAVRETSLAAGDIPVRHGYTNSVYTQLPKLLERAGRSMQGSITALYTVLTNQEEDIDPLADEIKSLLDGHICLRHEIAALGVLPAIDITQSISRLFSRLNDAEHKKNAHILSHATTRFLKERQIVLLGGVPDTELSRIISHQQLLLGAVRQPFHATSTLEETRTYMREACQVLAK
- a CDS encoding TerC family protein, coding for MLDLLTVSNLIALLTLTSLEIVLGIDNIVFIAIIAGRLPEHDRRTARLVGLSVAIITRLLLLLTLSLLASLTEPVITIAEQPFSGRDIVLILGGVFLIYKATKEIHEKTMKDESELHINDPKRTPTLRGIVCQIVLIDLIFSLDSVITAVGMTNNLPVMGLAIILAVIVMLIFSGAIVHFIEANPTVKMLALTFLLMIGFVLVIDGFGHHVEKGYIYFAMGFSLLVEMLNLRASKSKA
- the glk gene encoding glucokinase, yielding MIIAGDIGGTKARIGLFERRSGKSELILSEQFASTDFSSLESILKQFIETHQDAITSELDAACFGLPGPVVNGRIKVTNLPWEVVQSEVGTTLKLHKVRLVNDLVGTAAAIPTMDPSSLLQVYQGIGSVDRAGSCVVVAPGTGIGHSLLHREAGWSVLLASEGGHANFAPTNDVEIKLLQYLQAKFSHVSVESVLCGPGLENIYSFLRDTGHGTEPDQMRSPENATRRASIITELATDGSSNLCVKTMHLFCSMFGAHCSNMVLTYLATGGVYLGGGIPPKIAQFLMQGAFLEGYLKKGKQCERVEATPVFIIKDDHAALYGAAAIAATL
- the trmB gene encoding tRNA (guanosine(46)-N7)-methyltransferase TrmB, yielding MNWENQYMQMVKTKPGIIVAEQEREISEQSRHELRTRLAQFKCCFVELGSGSGLHLLELAAQNPDTLCIGLEIRFKRAFRTGEKAERDGLTNVLVMRTNARLLKDLFEVGEVAGFFVNYPDPWDKRRWLKNRLLNTELLATMKELLMPGGTLRYKTDHQEYFASTSTLLQDGGWRIEKQTTDLLASEWTTNNIPTEFEYLFKSQNKPLCMLEARRG
- a CDS encoding glycosyltransferase family 4 protein, whose product is MKILMLGWEYPPHIAGGLGTACQGLTGALSDQGISIHFVVPQLFGSERADHMLLTDQLRRVASPAVDNGYDCSVAEETKPKVATTRIPAFLKPYWSPDHFKQAILEAGSQVELSKRRGSDRHAKALIDGEVYGIDLISALYREEFYPEIPAPNGGHYGDDIFSEVERFTANVISRIATDEFDVIHAHDWMTFPAGVALAQLTGKPLVVHVHSLEHDRSGLFINEQINQIERFGAQSADRVIVVSHYTRRLLERHHSIPSQKISVIHNGIYPRQAVTDYRLKKTWPHNVVLFLGRVTYQKGPDYFIDVALRVIPHVPDVLFVLAGSGDMLPEVMERVKQLKLESHFLFPGFIQGEELEEIFSVADLYVMPSVSEPFGLTALEAISFNVPVIISKQSGVAEVIDHAFKVDFWDVDRTADMIINALLHEELRNEMVNRAREEVKKLHWDAAALKTIEVYQDIAS